A single Lolium perenne isolate Kyuss_39 chromosome 6, Kyuss_2.0, whole genome shotgun sequence DNA region contains:
- the LOC127307417 gene encoding GDSL esterase/lipase At5g45910, protein MATLTRPTHLLLLLLLSLLSSVPRRFTRAALGMGPRPVLALLLAAALLAAAAAAGTADAAKAGAAKGKYRALFNFGDSLADAGNLLATSPPGFLTTAKLPYGQTYFGKPTGRCSDGRLVIDHLAEEFGFPLLPPSKLNRSDLTHGANFAITGATALDTPYFEARGLGAVVWNSGALMTQIQWFRDLKPFFCNSTKEECKEFYANSLFVVGEFGGNDYNAPLFAGKGLTEAYKFMPDVIQGISDGVEALIAEGAVDLIVPGVMPTGCFPVYLNMLDMPAHEYGARSGCIRTYNTFSWVHNAHLKRALEKLRPKYPNARIIYGDYYTPVVQFMLQPEKFGFAKQLPRACCGAPGSVAKAAYNFNVTAKCGESGATACADPSTHWSWDGIHLTEAAYGHIARGWLYGPFADQPIVQSS, encoded by the exons ATGGCAACCCTCACCCGCcccacccacctcctcctccttcttctcctctcccTGCTCTCATCCGTCCCGCGGAGATTCACCCGAGCGGCGCTAGGGATGGGGCCAAGGCCGGTTCTTGCTCTCCTCTTGGCGGCCGCGCtcctcgcggcggcggcggcggccgggaccGCGGACGCGGCCAAGGCGGGGGCGGCCAAGGGCAAGTACCGCGCGCTCTTCAACTTCGGGGACTCGCTCGCCGACGCCGGGAACCTCTTGGCCACCAGCCCCCCGGGCTTCCTCACCACCGCCAAGCTGCCCTACGGCCAGACCTACTTCGGCAAGCCCACCGGCCGCTGCTCCGACGGCCGCCTCGTCATCGACCACCTGG CGGAAGAATTCGGCTTCCCGCTGCTGCCGCCCTCCAAGCTCAACCGCTCCGACCTCACCCACGGGGCCAACTTCGCCATCACCGGCGCCACCGCGCTCGACACGCCCTACTTCGAGGCCAGGGGGCTCGGCGCAGTCGTATGGAACTCCGGCGCGCTCATGACACAAATCCAGTGGTTCAGGGACCTCAAGCCATTCTTCTGCAACTCCACCAAGG AGGAGTGCAAGGAGTTCTACGCCAACTcgctcttcgtggtcggcgagttCGGCGGCAACGACTACAACGCGCCCCTCTTCGCAGGGAAGGGCCTCACGGAGGCCTACAAGTTCATGCCGGATGTCATCCAGGGCATCTCCGATGGTGTCGAG GCATTGATCGCCGAGGGTGCAGTGGATCTTATTGTGCCGGGGGTGATGCCCACCGGGTGCTTCCCCGTCTACCTCAACATGCTCGACATGCCAGCCCACGAGTATGGCGCCCGCAGCGGCTGCATCCGTACCTACAACACCTTCTCATGGGTGCACAATGCGCACCTCAAGAGGGCGCTGGAGAAGCTCCGCCCCAAGTACCCCAATGCGCGCATCATATACGGCGACTACTACACACCGGTTGTCCAGTTCATGCTTCAACCCGAGAAGTTTG GATTTGCCAAGCAGCTACCTAGGGCATGTTGTGGGGCTCCTGGGTCAGTTGCCAAAGCCGCTTACAACTTCAACGTGACAGCCAAATGTGGCGAGTCTGGTGCTACTGCTTGTGCTGATCCGTCGACCCACTGGAGCTGGGACGGTATTCACTTGACGGAGGCTGCTTATGGTCATATCGCCAGGGGTTGGCTATACGGCCCCTTTGCGGACCAACCGATCGTTCAGTCCTCGTGA